Proteins from a single region of Lepus europaeus isolate LE1 chromosome 4, mLepTim1.pri, whole genome shotgun sequence:
- the FGFR4 gene encoding fibroblast growth factor receptor 4, with protein MWVLLALLGVLLGAPGAPALSPEASEEVELEPCPAPSLEQPEQDLTVALGQPVRLCCRRAERGGHWYKEGSRLAPAGRVRGWRGRLEIASFLPEDAGRYLCLARGSMTVLHNLTLAVDDSSVSSDDPEDPKAHRGSPNRHSYPQQAPYWTHPQRMEKKLHAVPAGNTIKFRCPAAGDPMPTIRWLKDGQAFHGENRIGGIRLRHQHWSLVMESVVPSDRGTYTCLVENPLGSIRYSYLLDVLERSPHRPILQAGLPANTTAVAGSDVELLCKVYSDAQPHIQWLKHIVINGSSFGADGFPYVQVLKTADINSSEVEVLYLRNVSAEDSGEYTCLAGNSIGLSYQSAWLTVLPEEDLTWTAASPEARYTDIILYASGSLALAVLLLLAGLYRGQVLHGRRARQPATVQKLSRFPLARQFSLESGSSGKSSSSLVRGVRLSSSGPPLLAGLVSLDLPLDPLWEFPRDRLVLGKPLGEGCFGQVVRAEAFGMDPARPDQASTVAVKMLKDNASDKDLADLVSEMEVMKLIGQHKNIINLLGVCTQEGPLYVIVECAAKGNLREFLRARRPPGPDLSPEGPRSSEGPLSFPALVSCAYQVARGMQYLESQKCIHRDLAARNVLVTEDNVMKIADFGLARGIHHIDYYKKTSNGRLPVKWMAPEALFDRVYTHQSDVWSFGILLWEIFTLGGSPYPGIPVEELFSLLREGHRMDRPPHCPPELYGLMRECWHAAPSQRPTFKQLVEALDKVLLAVSEEYLDLRLTFGPYSPSGGDTSSTCSSNDSVFSHDPLPLGPSPFPFPGVQT; from the exons ATGTGGgtgctgctggccctgctgggggTCCTGCTGGGGGCACCTGGGGCTCCAGCCTTGTCCCCTGAGGCTTCtgaggaagtggagctgg AACCCTGCCCGGCCCCCAGCCTGGAACAGCCCGAGCAGGACCTGACCGTGGCCCTTGGGCAGCCCGTGCGGCTGTGCTGCAGGCGGGCTGAGCGGGGCGGCCACTGGTACAAGGAGGGCAGTCGCTTAGCACCTGCCGGCCGGGTGCGGGGCTGGAGGGGCCGCCTGGAGATTGCCAGCTTCCTGCCCGAGGATGCCGGCCGCTACCTCTGCCTGGCTCGAGGCTCCATGACAGTCCTGCACAATCTCACCTTGGCTGTGGATG ACTCCTCGGTCTCCAGTGACGATCCTGAGGACCCCAAGGCCCATAGGGGCTCCCCGAACAGGCACAGTTACCCTCAGCAAG ctccataCTGGACACACCCCCAGCGCATGGAGAAGAAACTGCACGCAGTGCCTGCCGGGAACACCATCAAGTTCCGCTGCCCAGCCGCAGGCGACCCCATGCCCACCATCCGCTGGCTCAAAGACGGACAGGCCTTCCACGGGGAGAACCGCATTGGAGGGATTCGG CTGCGCCACCAACACTGGAGCCTGGTGATGGAAAGCGTGGTGCCCTCAGACCGGGGCACATACACCTGCCTGGTGGAGAACCCTCTGGGCAGCATCCGCTACAGCTACCTGCTGGATGTGCTGG AGCGGTCCCCGCACCGGCCCATCCTGCAGGCGGGGCTGCCGGCCAACACCACGGCTGTGGCGGGCAGTGACGTGGAGCTGCTGTGCAAGGTGTACAGTGACGCCCAGCCCCACATCCAGTGGCTGAAGCACATCGTCATCAACGGCAGCAGCTTTGGCGCCGACGGCTTCCCCTACGTGCAAGTGCTGAAG ACCGCAGACATCAACAGCTCCGAAGTGGAAGTCCTGTACCTGCGAAACGTGTCGGCTGAGGATTCGGGCGAGTACACCTGCCTGGCCGGCAACTCCATCGGTCTCTCCTACCAGTCGGCCTGGCTCACCGTGCTGCCAG AGGAGGACCTCACGTGGACAGCAGCCTCGCCCGAGGCCAGGTACACAGACATCATCCTGTAcgcctctggctctctggctctggctgtgcTCCTGCTGCTGGCCGGGCTGTACCGCGGGCAGGTGCTCCATGGCCGGCGTGCTCGGCAGCCCGCCACGGTGCAGAAGTTGTCTCGTTTCCCTCTGGCCCGACAG TTCTCTCTGGAGTCAGGCTCCTCAGGCAAGTCCAGTTCGTCCCTGGTGCGAGGCGTCCGACTCTCCTCCAGCGGCCCCCCCTTGCTCGCTGGCCTCGTGAGTCTAGACCTCCCTCTGGACCCACTGTGGGAGTTCCCCCGGGACAG GTTGGTGCTTGGGAAGCCGCTGGGAGAGGGCTGCTTCGGGCAGGTGGTGCGTGCAGAGGCCTTCGGCATGGACCCTGCCCGCCCTGACCAAGCCAGCACGGTGGCCGTCAAGATGCTcaagg ACAATGCCTCAGACAAGGACCTGGCCGACCTGGTGTCTGAGATGGAGGTGATGAAGCTGATAGGCCAGCACAAGAACATCATCAACCTGCTAGGCGTCTGCACCCAGGAAG GGCCCCTGTACGTGATTGTGGAGTGTGCGGCCAAGGGGAACTTGCGGGAGTTCCTGCGAGCCCGGCGGCCCCCGGGCCCCGACCTCAGCCCTGAAGGACCGAGGAGCAGCGAGGGGCCACTGTCCTTCCCGGCCCTGGTCTCCTGTGCCTACCAGGTGGCGCGCGGCATGCAGTACCTGGAGTCACAGAAG TGCATCCACCGGGACCTGGCTGCCCGGAACGTGCTGGTGACCGAGGACAACGTGATGAAAATCGCCGACTTCGGGCTGGCCCGAGGCATCCACCACATTGACTACTACAAGAAAACCAGCAAT ggCCGCCTGCCTGTCAAGTGGATGGCCCCCGAGGCCTTGTTTGACCGAGTGTACACACACCAGAGTGATGT GTGGTCATTTGGGATCCTGCTCTGGGAGATCTTCACCCTTGGGGGCTCCCCGTATCCCGGCATCCCCGTGGAGGAACTGTTCTCGCTGCTGCGGGAGGGCCACCGGATGGACCGGCCCCCGCACTGCCCCCCAGAGCT GTACGGGCTGATGCGCGAGTGCTGGCACGCGGCGCCTTCCCAGAGACCCACCTTCAAGCAGCTGGTAGAAGCACTGGACAAGGTGCTGCTGGCGGTCTCTGAGGAG TACCTCGACCTCCGCCTGACCTTCGGACCCTACTCCCCCTCTGGAGGAGACACCAGCAGCACCTGCTCCTCCAATGACTCTGTCTTCAGCCATGACCCCCTGCCATTggggcccagccccttccccttccctgggGTACAGACGTGA